The Thermus oshimai DSM 12092 genome includes a window with the following:
- a CDS encoding IMPACT family protein yields the protein MTLAEPVVYEEVIGKSRFLAKAAPVASEEEALAFLEWASEREATHNPYAYRIGPLYRFSDDGEPSGTAGRPILHAIEAQGLDRVAVVVVRYFGGVKLGAGGLVRAYGGMAAEALRRAGKVPIVDWAEAAFLVPFAEVGAAYRALRGLPVAEEYREEGVLLRLRLPKDRLEALAQALTEATRGRVRRM from the coding sequence ATGACCTTGGCCGAACCTGTGGTGTACGAGGAGGTCATCGGGAAAAGCCGCTTCCTCGCCAAGGCGGCCCCCGTGGCCTCGGAGGAGGAGGCCCTGGCCTTCTTGGAATGGGCTTCGGAAAGGGAGGCCACCCACAACCCCTACGCCTACCGGATCGGCCCCCTTTACCGCTTCTCCGACGACGGGGAGCCCAGCGGCACCGCGGGCCGCCCCATCCTTCACGCCATAGAGGCCCAGGGCCTGGACCGGGTGGCCGTGGTGGTGGTGCGCTACTTCGGGGGGGTGAAGCTCGGGGCGGGGGGGCTGGTGCGGGCCTACGGGGGGATGGCGGCGGAGGCCTTGAGGCGGGCGGGGAAGGTCCCCATCGTGGACTGGGCCGAGGCGGCCTTCCTGGTCCCTTTTGCCGAGGTGGGGGCGGCCTACCGGGCCCTTAGGGGCCTACCCGTGGCGGAGGAGTACCGGGAGGAAGGGGTCCTCCTGCGCCTGAGGCTTCCCAAGGACCGCCTCGAGGCCTTAGCCCAGGCCCTCACCGAGGCCACCCGGGGCCGGGTCCGTAGAATGTGA
- the polA gene encoding DNA polymerase I — MLPLFEPKGRVLLVDGHHLAYRTFFALKGLTTSRGEPVQAVYGFAKSLLKALKEDGEVAIVVFDAKAPSFRHEAYEAYKAGRAPTPEDFPRQLALIKELVDLLGLVRLEVPGFEADDVLATLAKKAEREGYEVRILSADRDLYQLLSDRIHLLHPEGEVLTPGWLQERYGLSPERWVEYRALVGDPSDNLPGVPGIGEKTALKLLKEWGSLEAILKNLDQVKPERVREAIRNNLDKLQMSLELSRLRTDLPLEVDFAKRREPDWEGLKAFLERLEFGSLLHEFGLLEAPKEAEEAPWPPPGGAFLGFLLSRPEPMWAELLALAGAKEGRVHRAEDPVGALKDLKEIRGLLAKDLSVLALREGREIPPGDDPMLLAYLLDPGNTNPEGVARRYGGEWKEDAAARALLSERLWQALYPRVAEEERLLWLYREVERPLAQVLAHMEATGVRLDVPYLEALSQEVAFELERLEAEVHRLAGHPFNLNSRDQLERVLFDELGLPPIGKTEKTGKRSTSAAVLELLREAHPIVGRILEYRELMKLKSTYIDPLPRLVHPKTGRLHTRFNQTATATGRLSSSDPNLQNIPVRTPLGQRIRKAFIAEEGHLLVALDYSQIELRVLAHLSGDENLIRVFREGKDIHTETAAWMFGVPPEGVDGAMRRAAKTVNFGVLYGMSAHRLSQELSIPYEEAAAFIERYFQSFPKVRAWIAKTLEEGRKKGYVETLFGRRRYVPDLNARVKSVREAAERMAFNMPVQGTAADLMKLAMVKLFPRLRPLGVRILLQVHDELVLEAPKARAEEAAQLAKETMEGVYPLSVPLEVEVGMGEDWLSAKA; from the coding sequence ATGCTGCCCCTCTTTGAGCCCAAGGGCCGGGTCCTCCTGGTGGACGGCCACCACCTGGCCTACCGCACCTTTTTCGCCCTCAAGGGCCTCACCACCAGCCGGGGCGAGCCCGTGCAGGCGGTTTATGGCTTCGCCAAAAGCCTCCTCAAGGCCCTGAAGGAGGATGGGGAGGTGGCCATCGTGGTCTTTGACGCCAAGGCCCCCTCCTTCCGCCACGAGGCCTACGAGGCCTACAAGGCGGGCCGGGCCCCCACCCCGGAGGACTTTCCCCGGCAGCTCGCCCTCATCAAGGAGCTGGTGGACCTTTTGGGCCTCGTGCGCCTTGAGGTCCCGGGCTTTGAGGCGGACGATGTCCTCGCCACCCTGGCCAAGAAGGCAGAAAGGGAGGGGTACGAGGTGCGCATCCTGAGCGCGGACCGCGACCTCTACCAGCTCCTTTCCGACCGGATCCACCTCCTCCACCCCGAGGGGGAGGTCCTGACCCCCGGGTGGCTCCAGGAGCGCTACGGCCTCTCCCCGGAGAGGTGGGTGGAGTACCGGGCCCTGGTGGGGGACCCTTCGGACAACCTCCCCGGGGTGCCCGGCATCGGGGAGAAGACCGCCCTGAAGCTCCTGAAGGAGTGGGGTAGCCTGGAAGCGATTCTAAAGAACCTGGACCAGGTGAAGCCGGAAAGGGTGCGGGAGGCCATCCGGAATAACCTGGATAAGCTCCAGATGTCCCTGGAGCTTTCCCGCCTCCGCACCGACCTCCCCCTGGAGGTGGACTTCGCCAAGAGGCGGGAGCCCGACTGGGAGGGGCTTAAGGCCTTTTTGGAGCGGCTTGAGTTCGGAAGCCTCCTCCACGAGTTCGGCCTTCTGGAGGCCCCCAAGGAGGCGGAGGAGGCCCCCTGGCCCCCGCCTGGAGGGGCCTTTTTGGGCTTCCTCCTCTCCCGCCCCGAGCCCATGTGGGCGGAGCTTTTGGCCCTGGCGGGGGCCAAGGAGGGGCGGGTCCATCGGGCGGAAGACCCCGTGGGGGCCCTAAAGGACCTGAAGGAGATCCGGGGCCTCCTCGCCAAGGACCTCTCGGTCCTGGCCCTGAGGGAGGGCCGGGAGATCCCGCCGGGGGACGACCCCATGCTCCTCGCCTACCTCCTGGACCCGGGGAACACCAACCCCGAGGGGGTGGCCCGGCGGTACGGGGGGGAGTGGAAGGAGGACGCCGCCGCCCGGGCCCTCCTTTCGGAAAGGCTCTGGCAGGCCCTTTACCCCCGGGTGGCGGAGGAGGAAAGGCTCCTTTGGCTCTACCGGGAGGTGGAGCGGCCCCTCGCCCAGGTCCTCGCCCACATGGAGGCCACGGGGGTGCGGCTGGATGTGCCCTACCTGGAGGCCCTTTCCCAGGAGGTGGCCTTTGAGCTGGAGCGCCTCGAGGCCGAGGTCCACCGCCTGGCGGGCCACCCCTTCAACCTGAACTCTAGGGACCAGCTGGAGCGGGTCCTCTTTGACGAGCTCGGCCTACCCCCCATCGGCAAGACGGAGAAGACGGGCAAGCGCTCCACCAGCGCCGCCGTCCTGGAGCTCTTAAGGGAGGCCCACCCCATCGTGGGGCGGATCCTGGAGTACCGGGAGCTCATGAAGCTCAAGAGCACCTACATAGACCCCCTCCCCAGGCTGGTCCACCCCAAAACCGGCCGGCTCCACACCCGCTTCAACCAGACGGCCACCGCCACGGGCCGCCTCTCCAGCTCCGACCCCAACCTGCAGAACATCCCCGTGCGCACCCCCTTAGGCCAGCGCATCCGCAAGGCCTTCATTGCCGAGGAGGGCCATCTCCTGGTGGCCCTGGACTATAGCCAGATCGAGCTCCGGGTCCTCGCCCACCTCTCGGGGGACGAGAACCTCATCCGGGTCTTCCGGGAAGGGAAGGACATCCACACCGAGACCGCCGCCTGGATGTTCGGCGTGCCCCCCGAGGGGGTGGACGGGGCCATGCGCCGGGCGGCCAAGACGGTGAACTTCGGGGTGCTCTACGGGATGTCCGCCCACCGCCTCTCCCAGGAGCTCTCCATCCCCTACGAGGAGGCGGCGGCCTTCATCGAGCGCTACTTCCAGAGCTTCCCCAAGGTGCGGGCCTGGATCGCCAAAACCTTGGAGGAGGGGCGGAAGAAGGGGTACGTGGAGACCCTCTTCGGCCGCCGCCGCTACGTGCCCGACCTCAACGCCCGGGTGAAGAGCGTGCGGGAGGCGGCGGAGCGCATGGCCTTCAACATGCCCGTGCAGGGCACCGCCGCGGACCTCATGAAGCTGGCCATGGTGAAGCTCTTCCCCAGGCTCAGGCCCTTGGGCGTTCGCATCCTCCTCCAGGTGCACGACGAGCTGGTCTTGGAGGCCCCAAAGGCGCGGGCGGAGGAGGCCGCCCAGTTGGCCAAGGAGACCATGGAAGGGGTTTACCCCCTCTCCGTCCCCCTGGAGGTGGAGGTGGGGATGGGGGAGGACTGGCTTTCCGCCAAGGCCTAG
- a CDS encoding AzlC family ABC transporter permease yields MKEGLQAAWPVALGYFPVAVAFGMLGVGAGLSPWTVALISLLVFAGAAQFALVGLLATGTPPLLSALLALLLNLRHAFYGPVLKPYLTGSPLLAFFLTDEVFALALHRLPELPEGKRPGFFLGLGLGAYASWNLGTLTGALGAQGLKAFPALAQGLTFALPALFFLLALPHLKNPVALLAGGVALACHLGGETALGLLLAGAIGLWGGRP; encoded by the coding sequence ATGAAGGAAGGATTGCAAGCGGCCTGGCCCGTGGCCCTAGGCTATTTCCCGGTGGCCGTGGCCTTCGGGATGCTGGGGGTAGGGGCCGGGCTTTCCCCCTGGACGGTGGCGCTCATCTCCCTTCTCGTCTTTGCCGGGGCCGCCCAGTTCGCCCTGGTGGGGCTTCTCGCCACGGGAACCCCACCCCTCCTTTCAGCCCTCCTCGCCCTCCTCCTCAACCTCCGCCACGCCTTCTACGGCCCCGTCCTCAAACCCTACCTGACAGGAAGCCCCCTCCTCGCCTTTTTCCTCACCGATGAGGTCTTCGCCCTAGCCCTGCACAGGCTTCCAGAGCTTCCCGAAGGGAAACGGCCGGGCTTCTTCCTGGGCCTTGGCCTAGGGGCCTACGCCAGCTGGAACCTGGGCACCCTGACGGGGGCGTTGGGGGCCCAGGGGCTTAAGGCCTTCCCCGCCCTGGCCCAAGGCCTCACCTTCGCCCTACCCGCCCTCTTTTTCCTCCTCGCCCTTCCCCATCTGAAAAACCCCGTGGCCCTCCTGGCAGGGGGCGTGGCCCTGGCCTGCCACCTTGGGGGCGAAACCGCCTTGGGCCTTCTCCTGGCGGGGGCCATCGGGCTTTGGGGAGGAAGGCCTTGA
- a CDS encoding response regulator transcription factor translates to MARIWLNLGAKVLEEALAERLKALGHEVVPDPQKAQLALVFLTHLEGPPPLPATLALLASPHLAEGALRLGYRGYLYPHQGLEVLEKALPAVARGEVWAERRLLAAFWNPTPSRLTPREELVAHLAAEGLSNREIAQRLGLSEKTVKAHLSSVFAKLGVRRRVELVLRLKS, encoded by the coding sequence ATGGCCCGCATCTGGCTCAACCTGGGGGCCAAGGTCCTGGAGGAGGCCCTGGCGGAGCGCCTGAAGGCCTTGGGGCACGAGGTGGTCCCGGACCCCCAAAAGGCCCAGCTGGCCTTGGTCTTCCTCACCCACCTGGAGGGGCCGCCCCCCCTCCCCGCCACCCTGGCCCTCCTGGCCAGCCCCCACCTGGCGGAGGGGGCTTTGCGCCTGGGCTACCGGGGGTACCTGTACCCCCACCAGGGCCTCGAGGTCCTGGAAAAGGCCCTCCCCGCGGTGGCCCGGGGGGAGGTCTGGGCGGAGCGCCGCCTCCTGGCGGCCTTCTGGAACCCCACCCCTTCCCGCCTCACCCCCCGGGAGGAGCTGGTGGCCCACCTGGCGGCGGAGGGGCTTTCCAACCGGGAGATCGCTCAGCGGCTCGGCCTTTCCGAGAAGACGGTGAAGGCCCACCTCTCCTCCGTCTTCGCCAAGCTGGGGGTGCGGCGGCGGGTGGAGCTGGTGCTCCGCCTAAAGTCCTAG
- the glmM gene encoding phosphoglucosamine mutase, whose product MRRYFGTDGVRGEVGKPPLTPEFVLRLGQAAGAYFRARERRPVVLLAKDTRESSDLLEAALAAGLLGQGVRVEHLGVLPTPGVAHLTRALSATAGAVISASHNPYQDNGIKFFGPDGEKLSDEAEEAIEALLEEAHPLRGVGTVGDFREAERLYLDFLLEHAPDLSGLKIGLDLAHGATYRLGPKLFQRTGAEVLAFFNTPDGRNINRACGSTHPEALARFVVELGLDLGVAFDGDGDRALFVDRKGRLFHGDHALYLLAKALGEEGVVGTVMSNMALEVRLKEEGIAFHRAAVGDRYVLEMLKEKGLHLGGEPSGHVILRRHHTTGDGLLTALFVLKALKALGGDLADWYEALPLYPQVLKNVRVADKARVMAHPALREAIAEAERALQGLGRVNVRPSGTEPLVRVMVEGPAGLVEEVAEALAGRVAELAKMVADGA is encoded by the coding sequence ATGCGGCGCTACTTCGGCACCGACGGCGTGCGGGGGGAGGTGGGGAAGCCCCCCCTGACCCCGGAGTTCGTCCTGAGGCTCGGGCAGGCGGCGGGGGCCTACTTCCGGGCGCGGGAGAGGAGGCCCGTGGTCCTCCTGGCCAAGGACACCCGCGAGTCCTCGGACCTCCTCGAGGCCGCCCTGGCCGCGGGGCTTCTGGGCCAGGGGGTGCGGGTGGAGCACCTGGGCGTCCTCCCCACCCCCGGGGTGGCCCACCTCACCCGGGCCCTTTCCGCCACCGCCGGGGCGGTGATCTCCGCCAGCCACAACCCCTACCAGGACAACGGCATCAAGTTCTTCGGCCCCGACGGGGAAAAGCTCTCCGACGAGGCGGAGGAGGCCATCGAGGCCCTTTTGGAGGAGGCCCACCCCTTGAGGGGCGTGGGCACGGTGGGGGACTTCCGGGAGGCGGAACGGCTCTACCTGGACTTCCTCCTGGAGCACGCCCCGGACCTCTCTGGGCTAAAGATCGGCCTGGACCTCGCCCACGGGGCCACCTACCGCCTAGGCCCCAAGCTCTTCCAGCGGACGGGGGCCGAGGTCCTGGCCTTCTTCAACACCCCGGACGGGCGGAACATCAACCGGGCCTGCGGCTCCACCCACCCCGAGGCCTTGGCCCGCTTCGTGGTGGAGCTCGGCCTGGACCTGGGGGTGGCCTTTGACGGGGACGGGGACCGGGCGCTTTTTGTGGACCGGAAGGGGCGGCTTTTCCACGGGGACCACGCCCTCTACCTCCTGGCCAAGGCCCTAGGGGAGGAGGGGGTGGTGGGCACGGTGATGAGCAACATGGCCCTGGAGGTGCGCCTAAAGGAGGAGGGCATCGCCTTCCACCGGGCGGCGGTGGGGGACCGGTACGTGCTGGAGATGCTGAAGGAAAAGGGCCTCCACCTCGGGGGGGAGCCCTCGGGGCACGTGATCCTGAGGCGGCACCACACCACGGGGGACGGGCTCCTCACCGCCCTCTTCGTCCTAAAGGCCCTAAAGGCGCTTGGGGGGGACCTTGCCGACTGGTACGAGGCCCTCCCCCTCTACCCCCAGGTGCTGAAAAACGTCCGGGTGGCGGACAAGGCCCGGGTCATGGCCCACCCCGCCCTGAGGGAGGCCATCGCCGAGGCGGAGCGGGCCCTTCAGGGCCTGGGGCGGGTGAACGTCCGCCCCTCGGGCACCGAGCCCCTGGTGCGGGTCATGGTGGAGGGGCCCGCAGGACTGGTGGAGGAGGTGGCGGAGGCCCTCGCGGGAAGGGTGGCGGAACTCGCTAAGATGGTGGCCGATGGAGCCTGA
- a CDS encoding NYN domain-containing protein, whose product MEPEPLGHYREQRVGVFVDTQNLYHSARDYYERNVNFESLLRFAVGGRRLVRATAYVVEKEGDTSAWPFIYKLSTIGYKVRRMYLTLKETGEGGRPIYEGNWDMGIAADMVRLMPYLDVVVLGSGDGDFVEILEVLMERGIRVEVIAFRETTAQKLIDAVDRFTHLPDIPEAFMAPKG is encoded by the coding sequence ATGGAGCCTGAACCCCTTGGCCACTACCGGGAGCAGCGGGTGGGGGTCTTCGTGGACACCCAGAACCTCTACCACTCCGCCCGGGACTACTACGAGCGCAACGTGAACTTTGAAAGCCTCCTCCGCTTTGCGGTGGGGGGGAGGCGGTTGGTGCGGGCCACGGCCTACGTGGTGGAGAAGGAGGGGGACACCTCCGCCTGGCCCTTCATCTACAAGCTCTCCACCATCGGCTACAAGGTGCGGCGCATGTACCTCACCCTGAAGGAAACGGGGGAGGGGGGAAGGCCCATCTACGAGGGCAACTGGGACATGGGCATCGCCGCGGACATGGTGCGCCTCATGCCCTACCTGGACGTGGTGGTCTTGGGCAGCGGGGACGGGGACTTCGTGGAGATCCTGGAGGTCCTCATGGAGCGGGGCATCCGGGTGGAGGTCATCGCCTTCCGGGAGACCACCGCCCAGAAGCTCATCGACGCGGTGGACCGCTTCACCCACCTCCCGGACATCCCCGAGGCCTTCATGGCCCCTAAGGGATGA
- the queA gene encoding tRNA preQ1(34) S-adenosylmethionine ribosyltransferase-isomerase QueA has product MSLEAYDYPLPPELIAQEGAEPRDMARMMVLFREGPFRAEHRRVRDLPLYLRPGDVLVFNESKVIPARLLAQKPTGGRVEVLLVRERAPGLWEALLGPARKAPPGTRLRFLSPRDLAPVEGLFAEVVGVEGDGVRLLRFQGDLQAHLEEVGEVPLPPYIKAKVPLERYQTVYAKRPGSVAAPTAGLHFTPGLLERLKGMGVELHFLTLHVGPGTFRPVKGDPERHEMHAEPYEIPEATAEAIHRAKREGRRVVAVGTTVVRALESAWREGEGVVPGAGETRLFIRPPYAFKAIDALFTNFHLPRSTLLMLVAAFLGHERTMAAYRLAVAERYRFYSLGDAMLIL; this is encoded by the coding sequence ATGAGCCTCGAGGCCTACGACTACCCCCTTCCCCCGGAGCTCATCGCCCAGGAGGGCGCGGAGCCCCGGGACATGGCCCGGATGATGGTGCTCTTCCGGGAAGGCCCTTTTAGGGCCGAGCACCGCCGGGTGCGGGACCTGCCCCTTTACCTCCGCCCGGGGGATGTCCTGGTCTTCAACGAGAGCAAGGTGATCCCGGCCCGCCTCCTGGCCCAGAAGCCCACGGGGGGCAGGGTGGAGGTCCTCCTGGTGCGGGAAAGGGCCCCGGGGCTATGGGAAGCCCTCCTGGGCCCGGCCCGGAAGGCCCCCCCCGGCACCCGGCTTCGGTTCCTTTCCCCTAGGGACCTCGCCCCCGTGGAGGGGCTCTTCGCAGAGGTGGTGGGGGTGGAAGGGGATGGGGTCCGCCTCCTCCGCTTCCAAGGGGACCTCCAGGCCCACCTGGAGGAGGTGGGGGAGGTGCCCCTTCCCCCCTACATCAAGGCCAAGGTCCCCCTGGAGCGCTACCAGACGGTCTACGCCAAGCGCCCGGGCTCCGTGGCCGCCCCCACCGCGGGCCTCCACTTCACCCCCGGGCTTTTGGAAAGGCTAAAGGGGATGGGGGTGGAGCTCCACTTCCTCACCCTGCACGTGGGCCCCGGCACCTTCCGCCCGGTGAAGGGGGACCCCGAGCGCCACGAGATGCACGCCGAGCCCTACGAGATCCCCGAGGCCACCGCGGAGGCCATCCACCGGGCCAAGCGGGAGGGGCGGCGGGTGGTGGCGGTGGGCACCACCGTGGTGCGGGCCCTGGAGAGCGCCTGGCGGGAGGGGGAGGGGGTGGTGCCGGGGGCAGGGGAGACGAGGCTGTTCATCCGCCCCCCCTACGCCTTCAAGGCCATCGACGCCCTCTTCACCAACTTCCACCTGCCCCGCTCCACCCTCCTCATGCTGGTGGCGGCCTTCCTGGGCCACGAAAGGACCATGGCCGCCTACCGGCTGGCGGTGGCGGAGCGGTACCGCTTTTACTCCTTGGGGGACGCCATGCTCATCCTGTAG
- a CDS encoding ADP-ribosylglycohydrolase family protein codes for MRMIVEWTKGSPLRHAWQGGRLVPLGEDRPAPVNYGLLPGLLNPADGEEVDAVLLGPPHPLGEAEGEVVGLLSLADGDHKVVLAGEGHRGEDLEPLLAWFAPERAPRLLPKEAALAFLEERRRERDRYLGALLGLAVGDALGAQVEFMPQGSFPPVTEMKGGGPHRLGPGEWTDDTAMALCLAESLVEKGFDPLDQMRRYLLWYREGRYSPKGHCFDIGNTTRRALERFLRTGDPFSGPEEEGSAGNGSLMRLAPVALAYARSPGLLAYARLSARTTHGARAALESTEVLAWLLKEALLGRPKAELLALEPFRDQPLHPDVAEVVGGSFWRRAKAEGYAPRTLEAALHAFAHTGSFAEGMRLAVNLGGDADTVGAVYGQLAGAYYGREAIPEAWLGPLYLRERIEELAFALYRMSMASPKE; via the coding sequence ATGCGGATGATCGTGGAATGGACCAAGGGCAGCCCCCTGCGCCACGCCTGGCAGGGGGGAAGGCTCGTTCCCCTAGGGGAGGACCGGCCTGCCCCGGTGAACTACGGCCTCCTTCCGGGGCTCTTGAACCCCGCGGACGGGGAGGAGGTGGACGCGGTCCTCCTGGGCCCGCCCCACCCCCTGGGCGAGGCGGAGGGGGAGGTGGTGGGCCTCCTCTCCTTGGCCGACGGGGACCACAAGGTGGTCCTGGCCGGGGAAGGGCACCGAGGGGAGGACCTCGAGCCCCTCCTCGCCTGGTTCGCCCCGGAAAGGGCCCCGAGGCTCCTTCCCAAAGAGGCCGCCTTGGCCTTCCTGGAGGAGAGGAGGCGGGAACGGGACCGGTACCTGGGGGCCCTTTTGGGCCTGGCCGTGGGGGATGCCCTGGGGGCCCAGGTGGAGTTCATGCCCCAGGGGAGCTTTCCCCCGGTGACGGAGATGAAGGGGGGCGGCCCCCACCGCTTAGGCCCCGGGGAGTGGACGGACGACACCGCCATGGCCCTGTGCCTGGCGGAAAGCCTGGTGGAAAAGGGGTTTGACCCCCTGGACCAGATGCGCCGCTACCTCCTCTGGTACCGGGAAGGGCGCTACAGCCCCAAGGGGCACTGCTTTGACATCGGGAACACCACCCGGCGGGCCCTGGAGCGCTTCCTAAGGACCGGGGACCCCTTCTCGGGGCCCGAGGAGGAGGGCTCTGCGGGGAACGGAAGCCTCATGCGCCTGGCCCCCGTGGCCCTGGCCTACGCCAGGAGCCCAGGGCTTTTAGCGTACGCCCGGCTTTCCGCCCGCACCACCCACGGGGCCCGGGCCGCCCTGGAGAGCACGGAGGTCCTGGCCTGGCTCCTAAAGGAGGCCCTCCTGGGCCGGCCCAAGGCGGAGCTCCTGGCCCTGGAGCCTTTCCGGGACCAGCCCCTCCACCCCGATGTGGCCGAGGTGGTGGGGGGGAGCTTCTGGCGGCGGGCCAAGGCCGAGGGGTACGCCCCAAGAACCCTCGAGGCCGCCCTCCACGCCTTCGCCCACACAGGAAGCTTCGCCGAGGGCATGCGCCTCGCGGTGAACCTAGGGGGGGACGCGGACACCGTGGGGGCGGTCTACGGCCAGCTGGCCGGGGCCTACTACGGACGGGAGGCCATCCCGGAGGCCTGGCTTGGGCCCCTCTACCTGAGGGAACGGATAGAGGAGCTGGCCTTCGCCCTCTACAGGATGAGCATGGCGTCCCCCAAGGAGTAA
- the mgtE gene encoding magnesium transporter: METVLNPLVQALEEGDTLKLKSILENTHPQALLEVWDELKGEHRYVLLTLLPKEKAAELFSHLPPEAQAEYLKTLPPWRVREILEELSLDDLADAFQAVEEEDPALAQRLKAALDPETRAEVEELTQYEEDEAGGLMTPEYIALKSSMTVEEVLRFLRRAAPDAETIYYLYVVDEEGRLIGVLSLRDLIVADPRTRVKEIMNPEVIFVRTDTDQEEVARLMADYDFTVLPVVDEEGRLVGIVTIDDVVDVLEEEATEDIHKLAAVDVPDLVYSQASALQLWLARVRWLVILILTGMLTSSILQGFESVLEAVTALAFYVPVLLGTGGNTGNQSATLIIRALATRDLDLRDWRRVLFKEALVGSLLGLTLALLLLLKVAWDGHPALLPVVGVALFLLVLFANLVGSMLPMALRRLGVDPALVSNPLIATLSDVMGLLIYLTVARVLLHL; this comes from the coding sequence TTGGAAACCGTCCTGAACCCCTTGGTCCAGGCCCTGGAAGAGGGCGACACCTTAAAGCTGAAAAGCATCCTGGAAAACACCCACCCCCAGGCCCTCCTGGAGGTCTGGGACGAGCTTAAGGGGGAGCACCGCTACGTCCTCCTCACCCTGCTCCCCAAGGAAAAGGCGGCGGAGCTCTTCTCCCACCTTCCCCCCGAGGCCCAGGCGGAGTACCTGAAAACCCTCCCCCCCTGGCGGGTGCGGGAGATCCTGGAGGAGCTCTCCCTAGACGACCTGGCGGACGCCTTCCAGGCGGTGGAGGAGGAAGACCCCGCCTTAGCCCAGCGCCTGAAGGCCGCGTTGGATCCGGAAACCCGGGCGGAGGTGGAGGAGCTCACCCAGTACGAGGAGGACGAGGCGGGCGGCCTCATGACCCCGGAGTACATCGCCCTTAAGTCCTCCATGACCGTGGAGGAGGTCCTGCGCTTCCTGAGGAGGGCCGCCCCCGACGCGGAGACCATCTACTACCTCTACGTGGTGGACGAGGAAGGGCGGCTCATCGGGGTGCTCTCCTTGAGGGACCTCATCGTGGCCGACCCCAGGACCCGGGTGAAGGAGATCATGAACCCGGAGGTGATCTTCGTCCGCACGGACACGGACCAGGAGGAGGTGGCCCGCCTCATGGCGGACTACGACTTCACCGTCTTGCCCGTGGTGGACGAGGAGGGGAGGCTGGTGGGCATCGTCACCATTGACGACGTGGTGGACGTGCTGGAGGAGGAAGCCACGGAGGACATCCACAAGCTGGCCGCGGTGGACGTGCCGGACCTGGTCTACAGCCAGGCCTCCGCCCTTCAGCTTTGGCTGGCCCGGGTGCGCTGGCTGGTGATCCTCATCCTCACCGGCATGCTCACCAGCTCCATCCTCCAGGGGTTTGAAAGCGTCCTGGAGGCGGTCACCGCCCTGGCCTTCTACGTGCCCGTGCTCCTGGGCACGGGGGGGAACACGGGCAACCAGTCCGCCACCCTCATCATCCGCGCCCTGGCCACCCGGGACCTGGACCTTAGGGACTGGCGGCGGGTCCTCTTCAAGGAAGCCCTGGTGGGAAGCCTCCTGGGCCTCACCCTGGCCCTCCTCCTCCTCCTCAAGGTGGCCTGGGACGGCCACCCCGCCCTCCTCCCCGTGGTGGGGGTGGCCCTCTTCCTCCTGGTCCTCTTCGCCAACCTGGTGGGGTCCATGCTCCCCATGGCCCTTAGGCGGCTTGGGGTGGACCCCGCTTTGGTCTCCAACCCCCTCATCGCCACCCTTTCCGACGTGATGGGCCTCCTCATCTACCTGACGGTGGCCCGGGTCCTCCTCCACCTCTAA